AGGAATTAAAGACCTAAAGTTGAGTTTAACTACTTGACTTACTTAACTACTCATAACTGTGTGAAAGAACATACTCACTGCAAATGTATTCTCAGAATGAACAATGGACTTCTTCAATATGACTCCACTTTATGACGCTCATTTGAAGTAAGTTCAAGATCTGCATTATCATTCATtgttttcagaaaacaaaatcagGATACCAGTTAAATGGATGCTTGGCTTGAATCAACTCAAGTGGAAAGTTAATGACAAATATAAGAACCATAACCAAAAAGAAGTGTATAAGGCTATGCATCCGAAAGTAATGGGGAACTAGATAGAAATATCTGAATGACAGCAAGACAAAGTGCAGGTCTTCTAAAgaaaaagatctgatgtctttGTATGcttattttggtttgtttgtttgaacttGTAGGCTCAAAAAAATGTGTGAGAAATCAAACGCTTTCAGGTTGCTATAAACAAATGATGACAAAGTATCCAATACACTTGAAATTCGTAAAAGAAATTAGCATTTTATAAATAATGAGCATTTACATCTGAAATCTTGTAAGATATAatagtatatacatatatacttaCTTCCCCTTTCGCCCCTCTACCAAAGGCCTGGGAGCTCAAGGGTCCTGCatagtatcttagctgttcctaggactgcgctcttctggacagagatctccaatgctgttcctgggatctgctggagccacttgcctaATTTGGGAGTCACCACACCTAGtactccgattaccactgggtcCTTCCATGATTGTTCCTCACCTTCCTCCTCATTCTTTGGTTTCTGCTGCcagaggtattcactgagcacgcgATCGTTTAAAGTCAGACTGCTGACTTTAACAGTCTTAAAGTCAGCAGTCTGATGATGAggagtacaaaaaaacaaaaagcagatttCACTTCCTGCATGTGCTTAAGTGAGATCATTGCAAATACTTCAAAGAACAACACAGCATATGGTGACACAAATTCACACCTTACAAAATGACTGCTGGTTTTTACACAACGTATGAGAGAGTTTATTATTATCGTtttcataaatattattatttgtttcttcctcttcttggtCTCACTGTCGAAGATTCTACACTTACAGCACAATTTAGCACAAACGTTTTCTATTCTGATGCTTACCATGAACTTCAGGAGGTCAACTGGACCTCATGTGCATGTCTAAATGCTCCGAGTTGCTGccacgtgattggctgattagatatttgcgttCATGTGCAGTTGAAAAGgcatgttttgttctttttatatgAGGAGTAAGTGTATACTCATGCTCTCTTTTAATAACATGCTATATGTTAAAATATGAAATCTCCAAATTATTTGATTCTACATGAAAAAAcccattatttttaaattactgaACTATTATTCCCAGGTAATTCTTGATGCAGTggcaaaaacatttatttttacatctaGAAGACTCGTCgtgtctttattctttttttttaaagattaatttaattttacgAGATGAAGTCGCTTGTTGCTGCTTTTCCTGAAATGTCCTTCCCCAGATAaagagttgttttgtttgtttcttttttttttcagatataCTTCTTTAAAAAATCTATAATACTAATCTGTATAAACAACAGTAATTAGAAAGCTTAACTTGATCAACTTTCCCTGAATATTCTAACTGTTTATGAAATCCACCTCCACTAATGGTCGTCTATATGACATCATGCTGCTGTTTTATGAATGTGAACAACTACCTCCATCTCAAAGAACTTTTgatcttctttcttttcatcactGTTTACAGAATTTCTCATTGCAATAAcaataagaaacaaacaaacatgttaataACAAAACTTCTTCTCAAAAGGAATAATGTACTTCTCCAGTGTGACAATCCACTTGATGACCTTCTTTGACATAAGTTCAATATCTGCAGTATCATTTATTGTCTTCATAAAGCTATAATACAAAATGAGGATAAGAGATGATTGGATGCCTGACTCCAATCAGCTCCATTGGCAAACAATGACAAATACAAGGAACCACAACATAatacaacaaacaaaagaacaataTCAGGCTAAACATCAGAGAGCAATGTGGAAGTAGAGAGAATTACAATTCACACATGCAGCTATTTCAGATCTTCTTTTGTACAAAGATATACTCGGAAATTGTTGTATGCTATTTTTGATGTGCTTCTATGAAATTGCAAGgtcataaaaaagaagaagaagaaagttacACATTGAAATAAACAGCAGGTTCAGTTTAACAGACCAGCAAGTTTAGTTCCGCTTGAGGAAGGAAGGGCATTAAAAAGTGAGATACTCGAGATTCTGTAAAGCAGCCAGCACAGCTAACAGGTTAATTTTATAAGTAGgcagcatttacatttagaaTTTGATAATTAGAGTCGAAGGTAATTAATATACTGTAAATTGGCAGTGCTAACACACATTAAAGGCATTGAAGAAGTAATGAGTACATTTAAAATCTAACAGTCAGGGGAAGAAATTACTGTAAGTTCAAAGGTGTACAAACACATTTCGAAGGTGCCACACAGGTGAAGAACACTGTGGTATTTGTCAGATAGAAGTGaccaaatgaatgaaaaaagtaTGAGACACGGTCTGCAGTAATAACAGGGTGAAACATTCATGTAAAAATACTTACAACTGCCCTCCACCTCCTACAGTTTAAAGGAGGAGGTGATTTCAGAGCCCCTGGACATAACTGAGCTCCTCCTGAATGAGCTGTCTGTCAGATCTCTGCTGTAACCAGGCATCAACTTTTTCAGCAGCTGCAAGGCTCGTCTCATAAACTTCTCTCCCACAAAAGCATAAATGATGGGATTCAGACAGCAGTGAGTGTAAGCTAAGGCCTCGGTCACTGTTATAGACAGCTTTACATTTTTGTACCAGGTTTCATCATCAGGGATTATTTCTCTTTCCTGAAGGAACTCCAGGAAAAGGGAAATGTTATATGGAGCCCACAACAAGAAAAATACAACCACTATACAGATGATCAGCTTGACGATGCGGTGCTTCTTTGCAGTCCTCATGTTTATCAGCCTGGGGATGATCCTGGAGTAGCAACCTACCATCACCAGCACGGGAATCACAAGACCCAGCACATTTGTGGTGAACAGGTTGTAATGCTCCCAGACTTTGCTCTCCTTGGGATAGTCACATCCAAACTCCTGGTACTCCTCTGTTTCCTGTATGAAGATAAAATCCggcagagacacaaacaagcTCAGCATCCAAAAGAGCACGGTCAGAATGATGGCTGCCTTCTTTGTGCGATAACGTGCAACCCTGTGAGCGTACATGATGATCATGTAGCGGTCCAGCGTCATGACAACCATGAAGAAGATGCTGCTGAAGAAGCCAATGtggtgagagccagagatcaaaCGGCACATGAAGTCTCCAAAAGTCCACTGGCCGACCCTGGTATTGTGAGAGAAGAAAGGCAGCATGAAGACGAAGAGGAGGTCAGAGAGAGCCAGGTTGAAGAGGCAGATGTCTGTCAGGTTGCTCTGATTGCGATGCTTCACCAGGACACACACCACTAGTCCGTTACCTTTGGaagaaaatatacaataagtGTAAATGTCACACTGTTACatattctttctgtctctttctctctgtcggTCTCATGTTGTTGTgttgcacataaacacacctgCATACAGAGTTTAGGCCTAAAACGTGCTTTCTGTTCCCATAAGGGACAACAGGTCCCTGCAATGtgtaaatacaatacaatccCCACACAAGAAGACACACCTACCTATGAAGCCCAGGATGAAAACCAAACTGTAGAGAGTGGCAAGAAACGCTTGGCTGAATTCCTGTACATCGGTGGCTGGAGCATAGTCTCCATAATCAAAATCACTGTAATTGCCGTAATTGTCTTCTGTGTCATTATATtctgctgagagagagagagagtaggtatttattatttatttattttattcttttatttctcaTCACAAGCAGTGAAAATTAATAGCTACAGTGTATTAGTGTAGACACATGGTCATGGTAGAGGTGAGTACAGTTTTAGACTAAAACAAAAGGTTAGTTTGTCTTCCCCCCCCCAGAAATTAAAAGAGCTGGAGTTTACAATATTCATGTCcatgtttattgtttaattCCGTCGCCCACTAAAACACCTTAAATGCGATTAATCAAGATTAATTAACTACAAAACCTCTAATTCattaaaatatatgtatatacactcaacaaaaatataaacgcaacacctttgttactgctcccattccccatgggatggacgtagagacctaaaattcattccagatacacaatataaccatccctcccaaacagtggtcacaaatcagtccaaatgtgtggtagtgggcacatctgctatattgagataatccatcccacctcacaggtgtgccacatcaggatgctgatctgacatcatgagtagtgcactcagtacctcagactgcccacaacaaaaggccaccctggaatgtgcagttttgtctcacagcaaaatgccacagatgccacaagcaatgagggagcgtgcaattggcatgctgacagcaggaatgtcaaccagatctgtcgcccgtgcattgaatgttcatttctcaaccataagccgtctccacaggcgtttcagagaatatggcagcacatccaaccggcctcacaaccgcagacctcgtgtaaccacaccagcccaggacctccacatccagcaggttcacctccaagatcgtctgagaccagccacccagacagctgctggaaaaattggtttgcacaaccaaacaatttctgcacaaactgtcagaaaccgtctcagggacgctcaactgcatgcccgtcgtcctcatcgggatCTTGACCtcactccagctcgtcgccgtaacagacttgtgtgggcaaatgctcacattcgatgccgtctggcacgttggagaggtgtgcgcttcacggatgaatcatggttcacattgttcagggcagatggcagctgagaatgtcccagttcttgcatggccagcatactcaccggacatgtcacccattgagcatgttcgggatgtgcttgaccggcgtatacgacagcgtgtaccagttcccacgaatacccaacaacctcgcacagccattgaagtggagtggaccaacattccacaggccacaattgacaatctgatagactccatgcgacgatgtgttgcactgcatgaggcaaatggtggtcacaccagatactgaccggttctgggtccccagacccccaatagcgcaaaaaactgcacattccagggtggccttttgttgtgggcagtctgaggtactgagtgcactactcatgatgtcagatcagcatcctgatgtggcacacctgtgaggtgggatggattatctcaatatagcagatgtgcccactaccacacatttggactgatttgtgaccactgtttgggagggatggttatattgtgtatctggaatgaattttaggtctctacgtccatcccatggggaatgggagcagtaacaaaggtgttgcgtttatatttttgttgagtgtatatcaTGTCCCACCCCTAATAAATTGTGATACAATTTTAAATTACAGCATTTGAATTTCTACTATGTACAGCCTTAACAGATTTAACACATTATAAACATGTATTTTCAAGAACTCTGAAAAATGCTAAACTTTAAATATATAacatttttgtattacttttaaaAGATATTTACCTGCCATGGTGATATCTCAGTGATGTCTCAGGTGAGGTCAGGAATTACTCTTCAACGCTTCTTGTTTTTCGTGTTTTATTGATGTGATCTCTTTAGGTGTGCAGGGATTAACTAACAGTCTTAAAGTCAGCAGTCTGATAACGAggagcacaaaaaaagaaatatagatTTCACTTCCTGCATGTGCTTAAGTGAGATCATGACAAATACTTCAAAGAACAACACAGAATATGGTAACATAAATTCTCACCTTTACAAAATGACTGCTGGTTTTTACATAACATATGAGAGAgtttattattgtcattttcgctactattattatttgtttcttcctcttcttggtCTCACTGTTGTACATCAGTGCACATCATCGATTCTACACTCATGAGACACTTTAGTAGTATGTCTTGCACGTATTGGTTTGGACCAACTTTTGTCTTCAGAACTACTCTAATTCTACACAGCATTGATTAAACAAGCTGCTAAAAACATTCCTTTGAGATACTGGTTCATGTTGATGTGATAGTATCACACGGCGGCTGTaaatttgttggctgcacattcAGAACCTCCTACCACATCCCAAAGCTCTTCAGTTGGATTAAGActgtggtgactgtggagcCCATTTGGGCACAGCGAACTTATTGTCAGATTAAAAAAGAGTTTCAGATGTTTGGACtctgtgacatggtgtgttatcctgctggaagcaaccATCAGAAGATCGGAACACTGTGATCATGAAGAGATGCACAGGGAGATGCACCATTCTGCCAAATTCTGACTCTACCATTCAATTTTAGGAGCAGAAGTTGAGATTAATATGAACTGATGACATTTTCCAAT
The DNA window shown above is from Astatotilapia calliptera chromosome 11, fAstCal1.2, whole genome shotgun sequence and carries:
- the LOC113032825 gene encoding LOW QUALITY PROTEIN: C-C chemokine receptor type 1-like (The sequence of the model RefSeq protein was modified relative to this genomic sequence to represent the inferred CDS: deleted 2 bases in 1 codon) — protein: MAAEYNDTEDNYGNYSDFDYGDYAPATDVQEFSQAFLATLYSLVFILGFIGNGLVVCVLVKHRNQSNLTDICLFNLALSDLLFVFMLPFFSHNTRVGQWTFGDFMCRLISGSHHIGFFSSIFFMVVMTLDRYMIIMYAHRVARYRTKKAAIILTVLFWMLSLFVSLPDFIFIQETEEYQEFGCDYPKESKVWEHYNLFTTNVLGLVIPVLVMVGCYSRIIPRLINMRTAKKHRIVKLIICIVVVFFLLWAPYNISLFLEFLQEREIIPDDETWYKNVKLSITVTEALAYTHCCLNPIIYAFVGEKFMRRALQLLKKLMPGYQRSDRQLIQEELSYVQGL